The following proteins are co-located in the Pseudomonas sp. ATCC 13867 genome:
- the rpoS gene encoding RNA polymerase sigma factor RpoS, giving the protein MALKKEGPEFDVDDEVLLLEPGIIFEESLAEEQVSLQVTPKASPLSSLKQHKHIDYSRALDATQLYLNEIGFSPLLTPEEEVHFARLAQKGDPAGRRRMIESNLRLVVKIARRYVNRGLSLLDLIEEGNLGLIRAVEKFDPERGFRFSTYATWWIRQTIERAIMNQTRTIRLPIHVVKELNVYLRAARELTHKLDHEPSPEEIANLLEKPVGEVKRMLGLNERVTSVDVSLGPDSDKTLLDTLTDDRPTDPCELLQDDDLSESIDLWLSELTDKQREVVIRRFGLRGHESSTLEEVGQEIGLTRERVRQIQVEALKRLREILEKNGLSSDALFQ; this is encoded by the coding sequence ATGGCACTTAAAAAAGAAGGGCCGGAGTTTGACGTCGATGATGAAGTGCTCCTTCTGGAGCCCGGCATCATTTTTGAAGAGTCGCTTGCCGAAGAGCAGGTATCGCTTCAAGTCACTCCCAAGGCTTCCCCTCTCTCCTCTCTCAAGCAACACAAGCACATCGATTACAGCCGGGCGCTCGACGCTACCCAGTTGTATCTGAACGAAATCGGCTTCTCGCCGCTGCTGACCCCGGAAGAAGAAGTCCATTTTGCGCGCCTTGCGCAAAAGGGCGATCCTGCCGGTCGGCGGAGAATGATCGAGAGCAACCTGCGCCTGGTGGTGAAGATCGCGCGACGTTATGTCAATCGCGGCCTCTCGCTGCTCGATCTGATCGAAGAGGGCAACCTCGGGTTGATCCGAGCGGTGGAAAAGTTCGACCCGGAGCGCGGCTTCCGCTTCTCCACCTATGCGACCTGGTGGATTCGACAGACCATCGAACGGGCCATCATGAACCAGACCCGCACCATCCGCCTGCCGATCCATGTGGTCAAGGAACTCAACGTCTACCTGCGGGCGGCTCGCGAGCTGACCCACAAGCTGGACCACGAGCCTTCGCCCGAGGAAATCGCCAACCTGCTCGAGAAACCGGTGGGCGAGGTCAAGCGCATGCTGGGCCTCAACGAGCGGGTGACCTCCGTGGATGTCTCGCTTGGCCCGGACTCCGACAAGACGCTGCTCGACACCCTTACGGACGATCGGCCTACCGATCCCTGCGAGCTGCTGCAAGACGATGATCTCAGCGAGAGCATCGACCTGTGGCTCTCGGAACTGACCGACAAGCAGCGTGAAGTGGTGATTCGCCGCTTCGGTCTGCGCGGCCACGAAAGCAGCACACTGGAAGAGGTTGGGCAGGAAATCGGCTTGACCCGCGAACGCGTCCGCCAGATTCAGGTCGAGGCACTCAAGCGCTTGCGCGAGATCCTCGAGAAGAATGGTCTCTCCAGCGACGCACTGTTCCAGTAA
- the fdxA gene encoding ferredoxin FdxA, with protein MTFVVTDNCIKCKYTDCVEVCPVDCFYEGPNFLVIHPDECIDCALCEPECPAQAIFSEDEVPDGMQEFIELNKDLADVWPNITEKKDSLPDAEEWDGKPNKMQYLER; from the coding sequence ATGACCTTCGTCGTCACCGACAACTGCATCAAGTGCAAATACACCGACTGCGTGGAAGTATGCCCGGTGGACTGCTTCTACGAAGGCCCGAACTTCCTGGTCATCCATCCGGATGAGTGCATCGACTGCGCCCTGTGCGAACCGGAGTGCCCGGCACAGGCGATCTTCTCCGAGGACGAGGTCCCGGATGGCATGCAGGAGTTCATCGAGCTGAACAAGGATCTGGCCGACGTCTGGCCGAACATCACCGAGAAGAAGGATTCGTTGCCGGACGCCGAAGAGTGGGACGGCAAGCCGAACAAGATGCAGTATCTGGAGCGCTGA
- the mutS gene encoding DNA mismatch repair protein MutS codes for MSQSDLSAHTPMMQQYWRLKNQHPDQLMFYRMGDFYELFYEDAKKAAKLLDITLTARGQSAGNSIPMAGIPFHSAEGYLAKLVKLGESVVICEQIGDPATSKGPVERQVVRILTPGTVSDEALLDERRDNLIAAVLGDERLFGLAVLDITSGRFNVQEIKGWETLLAELERLNPAELLIPDDWPQGLPAEKRRGAHRRAPWDFDRDSAKKSLCQQFGVQDLKGFGCQELTLAIGAAGCLLAYAKETQRTALPHLRSLRHERIDDTVILDGASRRNLELDTNLAGGRDNTLQSVVDRCQTAMGSRLLTRWLNRPLRDRAVLEARQESIACLLERYRFEILQPQLKEIGDVERILARIGLRNARPRDLARLRDALAALPELQNGMTELEAPHLGELASSIRTYPELADLLARAVIENPPAVIRDGGVIARGYDAELDELQMLSENAGQYLMDLETREKARTGLPNLKVGYNRIHGYYIELPRVQAEQAPADYIRRQTLKGAERFITPELKAFEDKALSAQSRALAREKQLYEELLELLIGQLAPLQDTAAALAELDVLSNLAERALNLDLNRPRFVEESGILIEQGRHPVVEQVLDTPFVANDLNLDQDTRMLVITGPNMGGKSTYMRQTALIVLLAHIGSFVPAARCELSLVDRIFTRIGSSDDLAGGRSTFMVEMSETANILHNASDRSLVLMDEVGRGTSTFDGLSLAWSAAEHLAKLRAFTLFATHYFELTVLPESEPAVANVHLNATEHNERIVFLHHVLPGPASQSYGLAVAQLAGVPGAVIQRAREHLSRLETTSLPHETPRSNDPKSPAPLQSDLFASLPHPIVEELMRVSPDDLTPRQALELLYAWKMRV; via the coding sequence ATGAGTCAAAGCGACCTCTCAGCTCACACCCCCATGATGCAACAATACTGGCGGCTGAAGAACCAGCACCCGGACCAGCTGATGTTCTACCGCATGGGCGACTTCTACGAGCTGTTCTACGAGGACGCCAAGAAGGCCGCCAAGCTGCTGGACATCACCCTGACCGCACGTGGCCAGTCCGCCGGCAACTCCATTCCCATGGCCGGCATTCCCTTCCACTCCGCCGAAGGCTACCTGGCCAAGCTGGTGAAGCTCGGCGAATCGGTGGTGATCTGCGAGCAGATCGGCGACCCGGCCACCAGCAAGGGACCGGTGGAGCGCCAGGTAGTGCGCATCCTCACCCCCGGCACCGTCAGTGACGAAGCCCTGCTCGACGAACGCCGCGATAACCTGATCGCCGCCGTGCTGGGCGATGAGCGCCTGTTCGGCCTCGCCGTGCTGGATATCACCAGCGGCCGCTTCAACGTCCAGGAAATAAAAGGCTGGGAAACCCTGCTCGCCGAACTGGAGCGTCTGAATCCCGCCGAGCTGCTGATCCCCGACGACTGGCCCCAGGGCCTGCCGGCGGAAAAACGCCGTGGCGCGCACCGTCGCGCGCCCTGGGACTTCGATCGCGACTCGGCGAAAAAGAGCCTGTGCCAGCAGTTCGGCGTGCAGGATCTCAAGGGGTTCGGCTGCCAGGAACTGACCCTGGCCATCGGCGCCGCCGGCTGCCTGCTGGCCTACGCCAAGGAAACCCAGCGCACCGCCCTGCCGCACCTGCGCAGCCTGCGCCATGAACGCATTGACGACACCGTCATCCTCGACGGCGCCAGCCGCCGCAACCTGGAGCTGGACACCAACCTCGCCGGCGGCCGCGACAATACCCTGCAATCGGTGGTCGATCGGTGCCAGACCGCAATGGGCAGCCGCCTGCTGACCCGCTGGCTGAACCGCCCGCTGCGCGACCGCGCCGTCCTCGAAGCCCGCCAGGAGTCCATTGCCTGCCTGCTGGAGCGCTATCGCTTCGAAATCCTTCAGCCACAACTGAAGGAAATCGGCGACGTCGAGCGCATCCTCGCTCGAATCGGCCTGCGTAACGCCCGCCCGCGCGACCTCGCCCGCCTGCGCGACGCACTCGCCGCGCTGCCGGAACTGCAGAACGGTATGACCGAGCTGGAAGCCCCGCACCTGGGCGAACTGGCCAGCAGCATCCGCACCTACCCGGAACTGGCCGACTTGCTGGCCCGCGCCGTGATCGAGAACCCGCCGGCGGTGATCCGCGACGGCGGTGTAATTGCCCGCGGCTACGACGCCGAGCTGGACGAACTGCAGATGCTCAGCGAAAACGCCGGCCAGTATCTGATGGACCTGGAGACTCGCGAAAAGGCCCGCACCGGCCTGCCGAACCTGAAGGTCGGCTACAACCGCATCCACGGCTACTACATCGAATTGCCGCGCGTGCAGGCCGAGCAGGCCCCGGCCGATTACATTCGCCGCCAGACCCTGAAAGGTGCCGAGCGCTTCATCACGCCGGAGCTGAAGGCCTTCGAAGACAAGGCGCTGTCGGCCCAGAGCCGTGCCCTCGCCCGGGAGAAGCAGCTTTATGAAGAACTGCTGGAACTGCTGATCGGCCAACTGGCGCCGCTGCAGGACACCGCTGCTGCCCTGGCCGAGCTGGATGTGCTGTCCAACCTCGCAGAGCGCGCACTGAACCTCGACCTGAACCGCCCGCGCTTCGTCGAAGAGTCCGGCATCCTCATCGAGCAAGGCCGCCATCCGGTAGTCGAGCAGGTGCTGGATACGCCGTTCGTCGCCAACGACCTGAACCTCGACCAGGACACCCGCATGCTAGTGATTACCGGCCCGAACATGGGTGGTAAATCGACCTATATGCGGCAAACGGCGCTGATCGTTCTGCTAGCGCACATCGGCAGTTTCGTCCCCGCCGCGCGCTGCGAACTGTCCCTGGTGGACCGCATTTTCACCCGCATCGGCTCCTCCGACGACCTCGCCGGCGGCCGCTCCACCTTCATGGTGGAGATGAGCGAGACCGCGAACATCCTGCACAACGCCAGCGACCGCAGCCTGGTGCTGATGGACGAAGTGGGTCGCGGCACCAGTACCTTCGACGGCCTGTCGCTGGCATGGTCCGCGGCCGAACACCTGGCCAAGCTGCGCGCCTTCACGCTGTTCGCCACCCACTACTTCGAACTGACCGTGTTGCCGGAAAGCGAGCCGGCGGTCGCCAACGTTCACCTGAACGCCACCGAGCACAACGAGCGCATCGTGTTCCTGCACCACGTACTGCCCGGCCCGGCCAGCCAGAGCTACGGCCTGGCAGTCGCACAATTGGCCGGTGTGCCGGGTGCGGTAATTCAGCGCGCCCGCGAACACCTGTCGCGCCTGGAAACCACCAGCCTGCCCCACGAAACTCCACGCTCGAACGATCCGAAAAGCCCGGCGCCACTGCAGAGCGACCTGTTTGCCAGCCTGCCGCACCCCATCGTCGAAGAGCTGATGCGCGTCAGCCCGGATGACCTGACACCGCGCCAAGCTCTCGAATTGTTATATGCATGGAAGATGCGAGTCTGA
- a CDS encoding CinA family protein yields the protein MPVTDSFITDLSITELAARLGARLVANRLRVTTAESCTGGGIAEAITRISGSSAWFEAGYVTYSDSQKTRQLDVPAELFPRVGAVSREVVEAMVAGALPRSGADIAVAVSGVAGPDGGSAEKPVGTVWLAWRKGEQVFSERRLYAGDREAVRRQTVATALAGLLRLADGENPLQG from the coding sequence GTGCCCGTCACCGATTCCTTTATTACCGATCTTTCCATCACCGAACTGGCTGCCCGGCTGGGCGCACGACTCGTCGCCAACCGGCTGCGCGTCACCACTGCCGAATCCTGCACGGGGGGTGGCATCGCCGAGGCGATCACCCGTATTTCCGGCAGCTCTGCCTGGTTCGAGGCAGGCTACGTTACCTACTCCGACAGCCAGAAGACGCGCCAGCTGGATGTGCCGGCTGAGCTGTTCCCGCGAGTGGGCGCGGTGAGCCGCGAAGTGGTCGAGGCGATGGTCGCCGGCGCCTTGCCGCGCAGTGGGGCGGATATTGCCGTAGCGGTCAGCGGCGTTGCCGGGCCGGATGGAGGTTCTGCCGAGAAGCCCGTAGGCACCGTCTGGTTGGCCTGGAGGAAAGGCGAACAGGTGTTCAGCGAACGCCGTCTGTATGCCGGTGATCGGGAGGCGGTGCGCCGGCAGACCGTGGCGACGGCTCTGGCCGGGCTGTTGCGACTGGCGGACGGGGAAAATCCGCTCCAGGGGTAG
- the recA gene encoding recombinase RecA, with amino-acid sequence MDENKKRALAAALGQIERQFGKGAVMRMGDHERQAIPAISTGSLGLDIALGIGGLPKGRIVEIYGPESSGKTTLTLSVIAQAQKAGATCAFVDAEHALDPDYAGKLGVNVDDLLVSQPDTGEQALEITDMLVRSNAVDVIIVDSVAALVPKAEIEGEMGDQHVGLQARLMSQALRKITGNIKNANCLVIFINQIRMKIGVMFGNPETTTGGNALKFYSSVRLDIRRTGAVKEGDEVVGSETRVKVVKNKVAPPFRQAEFQIMYGRGIYRTGEIIDLGVQLGLIEKSGAWYSYQGSKIGQGKANAAKFLEENTEICNTLDKAIREQLLTNQPAPTKAELAAAEAEAEAEADY; translated from the coding sequence ATGGACGAGAACAAGAAGCGCGCCCTGGCCGCGGCCCTGGGACAGATCGAACGCCAATTCGGCAAAGGTGCGGTCATGCGCATGGGCGACCATGAGCGCCAGGCTATCCCCGCCATCTCCACCGGCTCGCTGGGCCTGGACATCGCGCTGGGCATCGGCGGTCTGCCGAAGGGCCGAATCGTCGAAATCTACGGCCCGGAATCCTCGGGTAAGACCACCCTGACCCTGTCGGTCATCGCCCAGGCCCAGAAGGCCGGCGCCACCTGCGCCTTCGTCGATGCCGAACACGCGCTGGACCCGGACTACGCCGGCAAGCTGGGCGTCAACGTCGACGACCTGCTGGTTTCCCAGCCGGATACCGGCGAACAGGCTCTGGAGATCACCGACATGCTGGTGCGTTCCAACGCCGTTGACGTGATCATCGTCGACTCCGTGGCGGCCCTGGTACCCAAGGCCGAAATCGAAGGCGAGATGGGCGATCAGCACGTCGGTCTGCAGGCGCGCCTGATGTCCCAGGCCCTGCGCAAGATCACCGGCAACATCAAGAACGCCAACTGCCTGGTCATCTTCATCAACCAGATCCGCATGAAGATCGGCGTGATGTTCGGCAACCCGGAAACCACCACCGGTGGTAACGCGCTGAAGTTCTACTCCTCCGTTCGTCTCGATATCCGCCGTACCGGCGCGGTGAAGGAAGGCGACGAGGTGGTCGGCAGCGAAACCCGCGTCAAGGTCGTGAAGAACAAGGTCGCACCGCCCTTCCGTCAAGCCGAGTTCCAGATCATGTACGGTCGTGGCATCTACCGCACCGGCGAGATCATCGACCTGGGTGTGCAACTGGGCCTGATCGAGAAGTCCGGCGCCTGGTACAGCTACCAGGGCAGCAAGATCGGCCAGGGCAAGGCCAATGCCGCCAAGTTCCTGGAAGAGAACACCGAGATCTGCAACACCCTCGACAAGGCCATCCGTGAGCAACTGCTGACCAACCAGCCGGCGCCGACCAAGGCCGAGCTCGCGGCGGCGGAAGCCGAAGCGGAAGCGGAAGCCGACTACTGA
- the recX gene encoding recombination regulator RecX translates to MAVELDTPVAVRRVAMDLLARREHGRAELSRKLRQRGAAQDLIDSALDRLAEEGLLNESRYLESYIASRARAGYGPVRIREELSQRGLPRSEIDRALSEASVDWSENLREVWRRKFARLPQDARERAQQGRFLSYRGYSMDAIGRLLSGRRSDD, encoded by the coding sequence GTGGCCGTCGAGCTCGATACCCCCGTCGCGGTGCGGCGGGTCGCTATGGACCTGCTGGCGCGACGCGAGCATGGTCGTGCGGAACTCTCGCGCAAGCTGCGGCAACGCGGTGCCGCACAGGACCTGATCGACTCCGCCCTCGACCGTTTGGCCGAGGAGGGGTTGCTCAATGAAAGCCGCTATCTGGAAAGCTATATCGCCAGCCGCGCGCGGGCCGGGTACGGTCCGGTGCGGATCCGTGAGGAACTGTCGCAGCGTGGTTTGCCCCGCAGCGAAATCGACCGTGCGCTGAGCGAGGCGAGTGTCGATTGGAGCGAGAATCTGCGTGAGGTCTGGCGCCGCAAGTTCGCCCGGCTGCCGCAGGATGCTCGTGAGCGCGCCCAGCAGGGACGGTTTCTGAGCTATCGAGGCTATTCGATGGACGCCATCGGTCGACTCCTGAGTGGTCGACGGTCGGATGACTGA
- a CDS encoding TIGR00730 family Rossman fold protein gives MPYEPDDYLSRHFQTSGIDLAQKVEELAELAAPGGSQNLPLYREMLTTVARMAQADRNRWDAKIMLQTLREMEHAFSTLEQFKRRRKVTVFGSARTPANHPVYALARDLGETLARYDLMVITGAGGGIMAAAHEGAGLENSLGFNITLPFEQHANHIVDGTSNLLSFHFFFLRKLFFVKEADALVLCPGGFGTLDEALEVLTLIQTGKSPLVPVVLLDQPGGHYWDHALEFIKEQLEDNGYILPSDMNLMKLVHTAEEAVEEIAQFYSNFHSSRWLKDRFVIRLNHPLSTRALELLGQEFGNLCVTDGFHQQPYSESELDEPEFSHLTRLAFAFNGRDQGRLRELLNFINQPENWER, from the coding sequence ATGCCCTATGAGCCCGACGACTACCTCTCCAGACACTTCCAGACCAGCGGCATCGACCTTGCGCAGAAAGTAGAGGAGCTGGCCGAACTGGCCGCCCCCGGCGGCAGCCAGAACCTGCCGCTCTACCGCGAAATGCTCACCACCGTCGCCCGCATGGCCCAGGCCGACCGCAACCGCTGGGACGCCAAGATCATGCTGCAGACCCTGCGCGAGATGGAGCACGCCTTCAGCACCCTGGAGCAGTTCAAGCGTCGCCGCAAAGTCACGGTGTTCGGCTCGGCCCGCACGCCGGCCAACCATCCCGTCTATGCCCTGGCCCGCGACCTGGGCGAAACCCTGGCGCGCTACGACCTGATGGTCATCACCGGCGCCGGCGGCGGCATCATGGCCGCCGCCCATGAAGGGGCCGGCCTGGAAAACAGCCTCGGCTTCAACATCACCCTGCCCTTCGAGCAGCACGCCAACCACATCGTGGACGGCACCAGCAACCTGCTGTCGTTCCACTTCTTCTTCCTGCGCAAGCTGTTCTTCGTCAAGGAAGCCGACGCCCTGGTGCTCTGCCCCGGCGGTTTCGGCACCCTCGACGAAGCCCTGGAAGTGCTCACCCTGATCCAGACCGGCAAAAGCCCGCTGGTGCCGGTGGTACTGCTCGACCAGCCCGGCGGCCATTACTGGGACCACGCCCTGGAGTTCATCAAGGAACAGCTCGAAGACAACGGCTACATCCTGCCCAGCGACATGAACCTGATGAAACTGGTGCACACGGCCGAGGAAGCCGTCGAGGAAATCGCCCAGTTCTACAGCAACTTCCACTCCAGTCGCTGGCTCAAGGATCGCTTCGTGATCCGCCTGAACCATCCGCTGAGCACCCGCGCACTGGAACTGCTGGGGCAGGAATTCGGCAACCTCTGCGTTACCGACGGCTTCCATCAACAGCCCTACAGCGAATCGGAACTGGACGAACCGGAGTTCTCCCACCTCACCCGCCTGGCCTTCGCCTTCAATGGGCGCGACCAGGGGCGTCTGCGCGAGCTGCTGAATTTCATCAACCAGCCGGAAAACTGGGAACGCTGA